The Raphanus sativus cultivar WK10039 chromosome 6, ASM80110v3, whole genome shotgun sequence sequence AAAAATTACGCTCGACGGCTGAGTTATAGGAACGTTACGGCTGGCTTATACCATTCCGATAcgttacggctgagttatgcATATTTTACAACTAAgttcataatttttataactttataattctatagtttagggtttgaggttCAAATTTAAGAAAAGGTTAGAGTCTTAATATTATTGTGTTCAAAagataaactttataatttttataactttatagttCTATAGTTAGGGTTTGAGGTTTCaatctaagaaaatattaaagttttaattctGTGTTCAGAGTTGAAGGAATGATTTGTTTCCGCCCAAAATACGAAACGTCGCGAAGCAAACTACACTTGACGACTGACTTATAGAAACGTTACGGCTGGCTTATACCATTCAGATACGTAACGGCTGAGTTAAGCATATTTTACAACTAAgttcataatttttataactttataattcTATAGTTTAGGACTTGAGATTCAAGTTTAAGAAAAGGTTAGAGTCTTAATATTGTGTTCAAAAGATAAACTTATactttttataactttatagttCTATAGTTAGGGTTTGAGgttcaaatttaagaaaatattaaagttttaatattgtgtTCAGAGTTGAAGGAATGATTTGTTCCCgcccaaaaacaaaattttcccACCCAAAATATGAAACGTCGTGAAACAAACTACACTTGACGGCTGACTTATAGAAACGGAACGGCTGACTTATACTATTCAAATGCGTTATAGTTGAGTTATGCATACTTTATGGCTGAGTTATGCATACATTATGGCTGAACTATAATCAAATTACGGTTGAGTTATCCATATGTTATGGCTGAGTTATGGTtacaatattgtttttttataatcaaataCTGAGTTATGGTTGCAATACAGCTTTGTTATAAccaatttgaccaaaaaaacattTAGCAGATTCAAGATTCATCATcccaacttaaattaaatatagaaaccaaaagaaaaaaataaaaagacgaGTACATAGATTAGGAATCAAGAGATAATAAACAACAtagatttaaataataaaaaatctgaGACAGATCTATCGCTGTGGTTGTCGTCTTTGATCGTGGTcggttaaaaaaaaagatttctctCTTCCAGTGTCATGTATGGTGATCCGATATCCtgctgctctctctctctcaccggATTCGTCGTttttcagagagagagagagagagagagagagagagagagagagagagagagagagagagagatgaagtggatAAGTCCCTTCAATTGATTAAGAAAATGAGAGAATGATTTTTGGCCTTTGGATTTCATTTAATCAATGACCATCAATTGTGATCCTTGTAAAAGAAAGATTAATCAATGAGAGAAAAGGGCGAGGATAGGTAAAAAGATAATTCTGAACCATTAGATTAAAATCAATCAATGGTCATGAAAAAAGCaatataaattgtaattttagttctttttaatttgatttaaaaattgcTTAAATTTAAAGAATGTAGTtacatgtttaaataaaaaattaaaataaaattttaaaaattaaagattattttttaaatgattaaaatttgagtttaacccctaaaccctaaaccctaaactataaacctaaactttaaactttaaataataaaaaatatcagatttaatgtttaaagataaactttataacttttataattttatgattctatagtttaggatttaaggtttagatttaagaaaatattaaagttaGAGTCTTATAAGTAAGAATTGAATAAGTGATTGTAagagaacatatatataatgatcaAGTTAAAGTCTCATCTTGAGAACATATATACACATTCAGTTGATTTATATTCACTTGATATTGAAAAGATGATCTtcaatataactttttaaagtACTTGAATTCAATTTTCCGATTTTAGGGTATGTTTGAGGTATGGCTGAGTTATATAAACGATACGGTTGGGTTATCTAAACGACACGACtgagttatataaacattttcttAGGATATGTTTGTGGTATGGCTGAGTTATATAAACGATACGGCTGAGTTATCTAAACGACACGGTTGAGTTATATAAACATCTTCTGATTTTATGGTATGTTTGAAGTATGGCTGAGTTATCTAAACGACACGGTTGAGTTATATAAACATCTTCTGATTTTATGGTATGTTTAAAGTATGGCTGAGTTATATAAACGATACAGCAGAATTATCTAAACGATACGGATTGGTTATATAAATATAGCATAagtcaaatacaaaatacaTGGGTGAATTATGTCTCTTACATAGAAAACCCAAAATACAGATTTTCTGCACCATTCCGGTGATAACTCCTGTACATCTCCAAGCTTCATTGAACTTTTTGTATAGTCTCTGCTGAATCCGTCGATTCTTTCTGTCTCGTCCATTATTTTCTTGTCCAGTCTTCTCTTTCACTCAGGTctggaaaaatattttaagattatCCAAAACAGAACATACcaacaaaatctaaaactatGATTACCAGAACAAGTTAACACATGTATATAAACAGATTCACGTATGTAATTAATTTTAGTCCTGCATACCACCATATATTGTCTCCTCTGCTCACGGCCAGCAGATCTGCCcatgaacagaaaaaaaaacagattcaaAACGGACAGATAGACAGGCAAATAGAGAAGTGACTGTGGTGGTGGTGAAAGACTGGGGCGGAATCGAAGGGAGTGCGACGGGATCGACGAGCCTCTTCCCATGTCTTCTTTCTgtttcctttctctctctcgtCTCAAGAACGAGATCTGTTCTCtgaaaatagtcaaaaatacaaatgaaaaagaagaattgtTAATTAGTAATgtaaattttcttaataattttttaattaatgatgtggatttgatgtttaaaaataatttcaattaaaaaaaaactaagaaaaggTTCTTATTGTCATTTACAATAGGTATACAAAcattctaataatttttaaaaaatgtataacATTCTAGTAATAAATCAACTTTTCTATGACATTCTAGTAATTTTCTCTATCTTTAAAGCAAGCAAATGAAACACAAAATTTTCTGAAACCGAAATTAGGTTGTTGCAGAACAAACTTTAAGGTCTTTTCAAGATGGTCATTTtaactgatcaaaactcaaaataagaTCAGGATTGATGTTATTTCCACGTTGAAACATTTTTGATCAACGAGTTTATCACGttcaaaaactttaaaataattaatcatgttatcaaaaaagagtttgaaacaaaaaattaatttacgTTTTCCAGACCAAAATGTTTTACATCACTAGAACTAATCATAACAATAATTTCAGGCACACAATTAATCTTATCAAGTTCCTTACTTTGCTCTTGTGAGTCTGGGGACAAAGGCGCATGAGTTGTTTCTGATTCCAAGCTTATCTGCTACTCCAACACTTCACTTTctgttaaaattttatgttctatttctggtgagtgttcttctgagacctgagacactggaaaaatacaaaacagagaaaagaacACTCATATTTTTCCAGCAGCTTTGTTTCTCCTTGGTCTTTCAACCATGGTAAGCAATATCTGAGACTCCTTTCTCCACTTCAGTGTTGTTTCCACGCTTATCCTCGAGCTCCTTAGGTTCTTCAACTGCCATATGCTCCCGATCATGACAAGAATAAAAATCATTAGCATAATCAGAAGTTGTAGTCTCGATTTTATGAGTTTTTGGCTAAAAAAATctaattcttttcttttctcttgaaCAGCTGATCCCTTTTTATAAGACAGTGGCTCATGGACTAGTGGGAGAGTGGGAGAGGACATGGGGTTGGCCATCTTTTCTTATGTGACTGAGACTCTATTGGGTGATAATGATCATGAACCATGGCCTGGTTTGTTTTCTGCTGTAGTTACCAGCAACAAAATGTTTCTTCATGAAGTGTTTCAGCTCAAAACAAGATGCAACTTGTGTTTCTCCTATTTTTTGGGTAATAACAAGCTGATCCCACAATTCAATTGATAAGACTTCTATTTAAttgttataaaagtttataaattaatttataatacttataaaatattataaaatcatttgtaaattcttctatatctatttattattgTATAAATGTGTAgttatgataattatatatgtattgttaaagctatttttattgtaaattcaATTATTGTACTTTACATCGAAATGGTTTTCTAAATTCATTGGCTGTGATATAGAACCACTTTACATCcaaatgatataaattattgaaTCACTTGAGTTATAGAACCACTTATTAGgatttatgaaactatttataagaatttttaaatttttgagaaataattcataaaatatataatttataaatagtttcataaatcCTAATAAGTGGTTCTGTTGTGATTTATTGTGTGTCATAATTctttttggatttgatttttaagtactacaactgaaccttttatttgagcgagtaattcactccttaaaATAATTTGAGCGAAATCAACTAAATTCtctagttttaataaaaaactagattttgacccgcgctttcaaagcgcaggtttatgtttggtgaaaattttatataatcacatttatataatccgtcttgtatatgtatttatataatccgtcttatatatgtattttatatccagatttatgttcggtaaaactatattatacatgtatttttaggtttttaattttgaattagatattttaaatataaatcaatataacagttttatagttttgatcggtgttttgaaattcgattgagacctgcggttgaaaggattaccggttgatcaaagataaattcagttcgggtttgaaaaaaaaataaaatttaaaaatccaataaaaactactaaaatcaaaattcagttaccggttgaaccactggttgaaccaataaacaatttttattttttataaataatttttgttagatagttgggattatatttaggaaaaagcggtttaaaaccaaaccattaaatagtttgaaaaaaacgatgcagtttcaaacatgtccggctggaaaaatattaaaatgatgcagtatcaaacacggaataatcacataccaaaattgaattaggaaaccggtggttaatgacaaaccaaaaacaattaaaaaagaaaccaatgcaaaatgtccaaaatgtcattaatgaatacaaaagaaagcctctttaataggggtaaacagagtaaaaatccaaatgtgcttgtactttaattttaatagtatagataatctCAGCCCCCTTTGAGATTGACAAAGGAAACTTTTCCATACTCTCATGTGTCTTCCAATTAAAGGTTgtagaacttttttttgtttcatgtgtTGAAATTTCAGTGTAAATTTGTTATTTGAACTCTTAGTTTACAAATACctgctaaaataaatataaaggtTATACTTTAACAGAGAGACAAATAGAGTATAGTAGTTAGTAAATACTAGAGATGTGTTAATTTTATCATTCAGTATTATAACTTTACAACTGGTTTCTGAAAACGtgtaaaaaatcataaaacatacGGCTTCGAGAGAAAGACGGTGAGCAAATTTACACCAAAAAAGATAAGAGTATACGGTACCTAACTGAACTTTACTTTGTTCCTTCCTacctgttttaataaaaataaactatagtcatgttttgatatttagatCTTTCTTTGCCTCCaaagccatatatatataaacagaaaatataatctttCCACAAGTGCTCTCCTTGGAGGTCTACCTTTAAGTTGAGATCAGttatgtagagagagagagagactgagaGACATGTTCTATAACGTCAAACAAAAGCCGTAACGATCAGAGAGGGAGTTTTAGATAGTCAAACCAAAGCCATAGCTATTATAACCCAAGTTAAAAAGATATACACGAGACCCTTGTTTGCTTATTTGCCTTATGGAATTGACAATACGAGAGTTTTTAGGAAAAGCTGCCAATTCTTTCACAAAAAGAGTTCGAGACAAAAAAAACCACTGTAAGCTCTCATGCTCTCTTCTTCGCCTTCTTGCTTTCTGCACCACCAGAGAACTGATGTTAGTTGCAAGAAAAGTAACGTCAGGAGTTCATATATTGAAACCGATAGAAAACATTCAAGAGCCAAAACTCACTACTTGTCCGCTTAACATTCCGACAGAACTCGCTGCCGCATTGACAGTGGAACGGAAGCGTGGGATAAACATGATCGTTGAACTCAACGCCGTAATCCTGCAGGTTAAGTCTTAACACTTGTTAGACAGaatcacaacaacaaaaacatggCTTGAACCCTAACTGtgaaattttctaaaagaaacaaatctgTATAGAAGCAGTTGAAGAAACTTCTAACACACCCATGTTAGTTCCTCCATAGCCTCGATGTCTCTTGTTGTGAAGAACGCAAGCTGGGAAACCCACACACAGACACAGGTTAGCTTCCCGTTATACAGAGACTTATGCAAGCAAGAGATTAGAAATGAAACCAGGGTTTGTTTCATTACATGATAGTATTTAAAGTCCATATTCTCCACATGCACTGGGATGTCAATCAAATTTGCATCTGAGCATCTGAACATACGCATAGACATAGTATTACGGTTATCAAAGTAACGAAATGGGAGCTTTTAAAGCTAAGCTAGCCGTTTGCAGATTCCTAAAATGGGCAAAAACCAAAGGAGCTAAATTCATTTTTACCTGTGATTAATGAACCTGGAAATATTTCCATAATGCATTCCATCAAGGCAAAGAGCATTGTCGACACCTGAAGCTTCTTCAGAACCCCAGTGTGCATCCAATATTACCGGAAAGGTAAGCTTCTCAGAGCTACGCTTGATCAACTCCGATATGGTCAATATTTCTCCGGCAAACTCACAGACAAATGCTCCTTTAGGCAGCTTTTCTAGAGTCCTGAGTCCCCAACCTGTCCCATTGGGCGTGAAAAATACCTGATTCAAAAGATTAAAGAAAACCTTTATGCCCAGGTTTTAACAGATAGATCAAAAATcatcttttttgtttattcatcaGAACTAAATAATGGCAAGATGAACACAGACACCTGCAGCTTGTTATGAATGCCATGTTGGACGACTCGGTTGCCACAGTTGTTGATACAACCACAATTGATCCAGCATTCTTTAACGACCTTCCTCTTTAAATGCCCCTTGCATGGTTCAAGAGTCTCTTCGTTTTTAGCTTTCTCCAAAGGACATTCTTTGCAATACTGCAACACATGTTTCTGAGGGTCACGTGCCTCAGCTATACAATCTTCAAGGAAATCTTTCTGCAGGAGGCCATCTTTAGTGTATGCGAAGCCTGCACACCTGCACGCCACAGACGGAGCCAAGCAGTCTCCACAGCAAGAGGAGCAGCGTTGGTCATCATCGCCGATGTTCCCAAGTGAAAACTTCACCGCAGCATCTAGATAGACATAGCTTTGGAGTATGTATCGAAAAGGTGGAGGAACCTTGCTGTTGAATTCATTCACCCAAGGAATCTCAACGTTTTCTTTTCCGAGGGTGATGTCACTGATGCTGCTTATCAATCTAAAATCATCCGCGGAGATCTGGCACTCAGGAACCACTACTAAACCCATTGACCCACAACCAACTTCTCCGTTTTCTGCGGACTGGTTGGCTGAGTTACTTGCCTTTGTTGCCATCGTTGCTGGAGATTTCTTCAATACATCAATACTGGTAGTGAGAAAGGGCAATTTTTCTGGCAAGGGGCTGGCTGCGTTTTTGGATAGTTCGAGGAAGCAAGTAACCATGTCGCCCATAAAACGACCAACGGAGAAGTTAGGGTCGAGTATTTTGTAAGACCGGAGACACTTATCCTCCATTGCTCTTCGGAGCTCCTCCATAGTGGGTACATGTAGACTGGATCCTCCAGTTGCAGGAGAAAACCTCAGATTAA is a genomic window containing:
- the LOC108813094 gene encoding probable inactive histone-lysine N-methyltransferase SUVR2 isoform X2 — protein: MAPSNHVKRAFKAMNDLGIADAQVKPVLKNLLQLYDRNWELIAEDNYRALADAIFDSQDSQVTEEVKGKEKKANEAGASAAEVDRGKKKALESLEEDEDALDELEPPLKRLRRRGEGASALSLNNPSLKEHTTHDQETILLPFHPLSTENTIHGARNEDPRTTIVRYNEHRLATTLEESSTLELASSETGEVKINLRFSPATGGSSLHVPTMEELRRAMEDKCLRSYKILDPNFSVGRFMGDMVTCFLELSKNAASPLPEKLPFLTTSIDVLKKSPATMATKASNSANQSAENGEVGCGSMGLVVVPECQISADDFRLISSISDITLGKENVEIPWVNEFNSKVPPPFRYILQSYVYLDAAVKFSLGNIGDDDQRCSSCCGDCLAPSVACRCAGFAYTKDGLLQKDFLEDCIAEARDPQKHVLQYCKECPLEKAKNEETLEPCKGHLKRKVVKECWINCGCINNCGNRVVQHGIHNKLQVFFTPNGTGWGLRTLEKLPKGAFVCEFAGEILTISELIKRSSEKLTFPVILDAHWGSEEASGVDNALCLDGMHYGNISRFINHRCSDANLIDIPVHVENMDFKYYHLAFFTTRDIEAMEELTWDYGVEFNDHVYPTLPFHCQCGSEFCRNVKRTKSKKAKKRA
- the LOC108813094 gene encoding probable inactive histone-lysine N-methyltransferase SUVR2 isoform X1, coding for MAPSNHVKRAFKAMNDLGIADAQVKPVLKNLLQLYDRNWELIAEDNYRALADAIFDSQDSQVTEEVKGKEKKANEAGASAAEVDRGKKKALESLEEDEDALDELEPPLKRLRRRGEGASALSLNNPSLKEHTTHDQETILLPFHPLSTENTIHGARNEDPRTTIVRYNEHRLATTLEESSTLELASSETGEVKINLRFSPATGGSSLHVPTMEELRRAMEDKCLRSYKILDPNFSVGRFMGDMVTCFLELSKNAASPLPEKLPFLTTSIDVLKKSPATMATKASNSANQSAENGEVGCGSMGLVVVPECQISADDFRLISSISDITLGKENVEIPWVNEFNSKVPPPFRYILQSYVYLDAAVKFSLGNIGDDDQRCSSCCGDCLAPSVACRCAGFAYTKDGLLQKDFLEDCIAEARDPQKHVLQYCKECPLEKAKNEETLEPCKGHLKRKVVKECWINCGCINNCGNRVVQHGIHNKLQVFFTPNGTGWGLRTLEKLPKGAFVCEFAGEILTISELIKRSSEKLTFPVILDAHWGSEEASGVDNALCLDGMHYGNISRFINHRCSDANLIDIPVHVENMDFKYYHLAFFTTRDIEAMEELTWDYGVEFNDHVYPTLPFHCQCGSEFCRNVKRTSKSKKAKKRA